The genomic stretch catgaatctttGCAGAATGGATTGGTTAATTCTATATCATGCTTATTcatgtcatttttaatgttgacaatatgatctaaaaaaaataatacaaaaaataactaGCCTGTGgtaatttttggtttttttttaaaactgcctaATATTGTTTCATTAAgagatttgtttatttgtttattttattctcCTTGTACTTAAAACCTATAATAAAATTGCTTTGGCCACTAAGCTTAGCTTGAATTTTTAATAGCTCTTCACAAGCCACACCTCTTTCACCTTTATGGACAAAAAGAATATAGAAATTAATGAATTATTTGGAGCTGTATGTAGAGCTGTGCTCAATATACACTTCTCTGTAAAATTATTCAATAACCAGTGTTTGTGGTTGCAATTGGTAATTGGTAAACAGTATTAAAACTCTTGAGTCTAAAAACATTATGTCTCCAGCCTCTTGCCGTGATAGTGTGATTAATAGAATTTTTtatttggtaatttttttcagCTAAACAAACCTAAAGATAAAGAAACTAAACCTGAGCAAGGTTCTACTCAAGAAAACACAGAGGTGAAAAAGTTGTTATTGTGTTCCAACTCTTTCTAGATCTCTCCTTATTAAAGATGGCTTTTTGTTTAAACTGTTTATGCTATGAGAGTGTAAGAGCAATGCTGTAAATTATATAGCAATGTATGGCTTTTCTAACTTCTTGAGTAGAATTGACTATTATTATATTTCAAGatactattttaaaaaattcaatatttaTGTTTACTATTAAAGCTATAAATAATCATTCAATACACCACaggaaaatgtaaattttttttattttgtttttgttttaggataCAGCAGATTCAGACAAACCTATCCCGACAGATATTTCTGATTATTTGGGGAAAGTTATGATGGATGACGATGATGAGGCGGAAGAAGAATTACAAACCGTCTCTTTTGAAGTTTCTCAAGAACACATTGAATCTTTGCAGAAAAGGTAAAGATATCTGTGATAGTTTTTGACTTTTGATCAATAGGCAAGTTTACATATTCTGCTGGTGCTGGTGTGCATGCAAATggtaaatacaaaaacattttaatggTTCTAATGCAATCCTTTGATTTGGATTTTCAGTGCAAATGTTTTGTTCCTAACGTGTAGTTGCTATCGTGACGTCGGTATTTCTGTCAATAATTGTTGTATGCCGTAAGTTGCAAAGGCtttattctttttaatgttgtttcgCCTAAAAAAATCATGATAAAAATTTTCCTTGATCGTAGAAGGTTTTTTGTCACTgatccttttttattttattttattacttcGTAGGTTTATCAAGAAACGTTTTTTCGCTTACCTTTGATATTTATGAAGTTGATCAATAAGCTGACTTATAAAATGCTTTGTATTTTAACAGAGTTGTAATTCAAAttagttttttatattgttgttataatttttgttttgttgtttttctttcacTTAGATGCATAGCCATGGATTATCCACTTCTTGCTGAGTATGATTTTCGCAATGATACTGTGAACAAAGACATTAAGTAagttctttgaatacttttgcgTTTTATCGAAACCACCAAATCTGCAAAGATTTTTCCCCTTAAGTATACTTcgtgtttcttttattttgcaaCCTACCTTATACCAATTTTTGTGATCTTTGCTATTACCAAATATTTAGTTTTTCAGACTGATTGTAGTCCTCGTAGTGATTCATTTATGTATGTTTTTATTAATACTCTCTATACTTATAGCATGGATTTAAAACCTTCCACCTTGTTGCGTCCATATCAGGTGATTTGCACTATGTTAACTTCATGTAATAGCGGACCGAATGCTGTATCAACTACATGAACGATAAAATTTAGAATTCATGAAAGTAtttcatgttttattattttacaccAAATATTTTCAATATAGGAAAAAAGCCTTCGAAAGATGTTTGGTAATGGCAGAGCAAGATCTGGAGTTATTGTGTTACCGTgtggtaaaaatttttaatcttttatttttttgtacattATAAAGTCAAGATGGTTTCAGTGGTTTTACGTTATTGCTTGAAAGAATAGAAGTGTTGTTATCCTTTTAACATGCTACTTGAAACCATACAAAGATGGTATAAGATAGTGCGTAGTAGACAGCCATACTGAGTATGACAGAACACTGTGTATTACTTGTTGTACATATAGGGCGGGACAGGTTTACAGATTATACTATTTCACTTGCATTTCCTTATGCATACTTGCTTCTCAAAGACCTTTTTGTGGATTGCGCTGATGAGAGGATATAAAAGCAAGGGATTGTGTTTTTCAGGTGCTGGTAAAACGTTGGTTGGTGTTACTGCTGCATGTACAGTTCGGAAGAAATGTCTTGTCTTGTGCACGTCAGGTTACtattttttaacttctttgGAATTCTCTATCAGTTTTTGATTTTcagtgtaaaaacaaacaatgtgTGACACAATTAAGTAGGTTTTATTATGTGCAACACATTATTATTGGTTGATAATGTTATTGATTGATTTACTGCTTTAACGTGAAAAACTAAGAAAACTTCCACGCTTTTTTGTGCAATTGTCAGACTGACACCAACTTATAGCCGTTAAACCTTCTAGAAAACCAACATTTAATTCTGCCACATTTTAagttaatttatacaaaatcatGATGCTTGCAGCGCTTCCAACCAAAATACtttctaaaataaaagtaaatacaTAAAATGTTTATTGATAACTTTAGGTGTGTCTGTTGAGCAATGGAAATCACAGTTTAAATTATGGGCGAGTATTGACGATAAACATATATGCAGGTTTACATCAGACGCAAAAGACAAACCTGTTGGTAGGTCGATATGCTGTTTGTGTATTTGTATGACTTACAGTTGTCCCTATCAGTGTTTATTAGTTATCAAGatacaaaatatcaaattttgCTACTAAAGTTTGCAAGACGTTTGCGGTTATTGTCCAGGCTAAGATACTCGTTTCAGCATATATAGATATTTTGTCTTGTTTTGAGTTTTattgaataaaaatttaaattttcctgAATTAGTTCACATCCTGTTCAGAATTTTAGGGAGTTTTTTTGCACATGACAAATTTTGTGTTAAgctttttttttgcaacatttaaTTGTTCCATTCCAGCAAGGAAACTGCAGCTTCAAACGTGTAACTTTTAACTTCGCTATTCGAATAATTAATCATTTATTTCACAGTTGTTTTGATGTCACTGTCTGAAAGGTGTATCTATGGCTGGGATAAACTGTATGACTAAATGTGCCTAAGAATCAAAGCTTTTCACCTCTAATATATAAAACTATAACATAATAATGCATAAATAGATCTATGTTAACGAAAAAGTGTGCATTCACAATCGTTAAACTAAATTGCGATTAGGAACtatactaaatatttttttctaagattGTCATCTAGCTGTTACAACATATTCCATGATTGCACACACCATGAAAAGATCTTACGAATCATTGCAAGTAAGTTATGTTCTAGTGTGGCCAGGTATTGTTGAAAATGGAAAGGGTTTACTTGAACTATATTTGTTAGATCACATAAAACGGATTACATTGTGTTATTTAGGTGATGGAATTTTTAAAGAACACAGAGTGGGGCTTGATGCTTCTTGATGGTgagtttaaatttgttttctcttttgtttatagttattgattttttgaataAGATAAAAGCAAACGTTAAAGTTATGGTTTTTATATAAAGTAGATTCTACTAAGTCTGAAAACTATCATGTAAAGATGTATGAACAGTCACTAGACATTCAAACTTTACaaaatgcaagttaaatatactttcttaaGTCAGTTTAGTGTATTATtacctgtttttcttttttcttatagaAGTGCATACGATTCCTGCCAAGCAATTCAGAAGAGTTTTGACAAGTATGAGTTCCGTACATCTAACATGTCTATATTTTTGCCAGTGTCAAGTTGCACGTTTTTACTTCgttttattttagttgtaaatgcTCATTGCAAGCTTGGTTTGACTGCAACCTTAGTTCGTGAAGATGACAAAATTCAGGTGTGTTTCAGGAACCCTTCTTCATAAACCCACTTAGTTATATGTAAAAGACATAAAAGCTATTCGTCCGAACAAACTGTAAATATACCTGAAACACTAAGAAGAACATTTTGTATTTAAGACGTGGATATGAATGATAGCCTGTTAGCCAGGGCTTACATAGCTAATTGCCTTTCTTAAGATTTTCTTTAACTCAAGATCGAATTTCCTATCCGGTAGATTTTTTAGTGCTATAAAAAAGGCAAATAGACCGCTACATATCTAAGTTGCTCATACGAAGTTAAAAGCTCTCTCTACGTGGTTTAACTTTTAGGATCTAAATTTCTTAATTGGACCTAAGTTATACGAAGCAAATTGGATGGAGTTACAAAACAATGGATATCTCGCTCGTGTGCAATGCGCCGAGGTAAGTTTGTGTGACATGTTGGTGTCCACAAAAAAGTGGCTGGCTGAACGTTTACCCTATATCTTTTTCTGCTTAAGGTATGGTGTCCAATGAGTCCTGAGTTTTATCGTGAATATTTATCCATTGCTACGAGGAAGCGAAATGTATGTTATTTAGTTACTTATAGACATAAATACCGAAATATTTTGAATCACTAAAGctatattttttactattttttagttattttatgtGATGAACCCAAATAAGTTCAGAGCGTGTGAGGTAGGTTGCTTTGTGTCATTCATTACTACATGCGCAACTTTTTTTATCACTTGCAGaataaattaaaagttaaagttCAAAAAAAGTCGTGACACCGGGGTAAGCACTTGTAtacaggtatatatatatacactgtGTTGCACATCCGTATAGAAGTAATaccccttttccaaaaaaactttattttagcctcggtttaaataaaaacacagaaaacatcccgttgttaacactgggttcggcgcttagtacaggtaaaccgtgttgcgCATGCGTATGGGAATAatagccttttacaaaaaacttttgtaacttcagtttaaataaaaacacaagaaaaagtcCGTTGTTAAATGGGCTATGAAACGATTTAATAAGCCCAGTTCCTGCAATTTCCGTGTAATAAACGGCTCACTCAAAAGGTGAAGATGCAAGAAATTATTCACACTTCAGAACCACATAAacgtctagacaacctgtttatagttgcttaattaattttttatgacgACTTTgctactttttaatttttatattttaaaaaagaaaaatttttctttaatattttttttggcggtaaaataagctatggtctgtaaaatatattaaatgtcAGTAAAATATCACGGCATTTGTAAAAAACTAGTTCTTGGCCCGTGGAAAACTTTTTGGGAATTCGCCCGTCGCTATTTGAAACAATCAGCTTTGGCTCATAAACGGAAAGTTTGGTATTATGATAGGAATAGTtattagcccgtgaaaaaaatccaaaaaaattggTTGTTACCCGCTGCCAACATTTTTGGCTCGCAGGCGAAAAGTGTTGTATAaagactagttgttagcccgtgaaaaaatctacTACAGTTGACCCGTCGTTACtcgcagctaccattttgaactCACAGTCATAATAGAGTCTTCGTTCGCATTCAAGCATACTATATGGACATAACTTTAACTTAATGTTCTTCTCCCAGATTTTTCCACTGTCTTTACTACTTTTATTTCCGCTAAATCGTGTGTTGCTAAACTATTTTGCTTTGCTTTTTTAGTTTCTTATTCGCTTTCACGAGAGGTAAATCATTTCTTATTGTTTACACTAAGAGTGCGAGTATATTAACACTTTCGTCTATAGTAGagatttgaagaaaaataaGGCTGAGATTCTGAGTACCTTCAAAATTGGTGGTTTGACAAGCTTATTATTGCGTTTTAATGATTTAACACATAGATCAGTTTCTCTAAACTTTCAGGAAATCTCTTTTGCCACAGTTTTCGTGTAAACACGAGAGTGATAAATTGTCTTTGAAGTCCAGGCAAATTCCATGTTGAGAAAATCTTCACAACGTTTTAGTATATTTCATTCGTTGCATTCAATCATGCAGGATATGGTGTAGTTTTTTTTGAAGAGCAGATGTATTTGAATAAAGGAGTACGGTATAAATTTTAGGCCTTAATCACGGTATTATGTTTTGCTTTCAGACGAAACGACAAAATCATTGTATTTGCAGATAACGTATTTGCGTTGAGACATTATGCTGTCAAATTAAACAAGTACGTCGATTTTGTGTTTCACTGAAACGACATTTCGTTATGCTTAGTTAACCTGAGAAAAACAGTATATATTAACGCTACTGAGCGATAACGCACGTGTTTATAATATTAATTGTTGATTTTAGACCTTTCATCTACGGTCCGACATCGCAAGGAGAACGATTGCACATTATACAGAACTTCGTACACAATCCTCTTGTCAATACCATTTTCATATCAAAGGTACTCTCTTTAAATGTATAAACCACCACTGGTTTACTTTTTGTCAACCTACATGTGTTATTCAACCTACATGTGTTATTGTTCTTAAAAAGTCATGAAATGGTTTAGTCAACGCCATTTGGCTTGCACGAAACTGTGTCATTGTGCAGGGTGTTTTAAATGTGCGCACAAACGTGTTTGAAGCACGTTTTAATATGCTGATAGATCGTGCGACTTTttgtatgaatttttttttttttttaaattgcaggTGTTGACCAATCTGCCTTTTATCATGGACGGTTATAACGATTTAGCAGGAATACCCCTAAAGTTAAACTTTGGCTAAAATATGTTATTAGCATTTACAtcattaaaattttgttaaaaatctacTATTTCTGAGTGCGATCAATTTATTGAGAAagccaaaaacaagaaaaagtagAAATTGTGCGCTAACGAAGGCTTCATGCTCCACCCCTATTTTACGTCTTTATGAGTGTTCACACAGTGTTtgtgttttcttcttctttcccTTCATAGGTTTGGACGGGGCAGTATTGTTTTCTAAAGCgatcttttttgctttttgttgaGAAAgcataaacaagaaaaactaaACTGATGCGATATCTGTGTACTTGTTAAGACTGTTAGGCTTATATTGTCATAGGGAAATTTCTGAACATTGTTGTTCAGAAACCTTTGTCCTAGAAATAATAAAGGATTTTCTACGCTTTcgtgaaatttaaattttaaatttgtttgttaCAGATCTTAATGTGTTATCAGCGAAATACAGTCTTTTTGGTCTGAAGACTTtctaatgttatttttggaataACCGCCTAGACTAGAAACATCAAATGCTCGGACCACTGGAgtggttcttttttttttaacagtttaaTTTTATAGCAACGAGAAAGTTTAATTCCAAGTGTTTGTGTAATTTAGGTTGGAGATACATCTTTTGATATGCCAGAAGCGAATGTACTTATACAGGTTAGTGTGTTTTTCTtagaaaaatttttacattctagTCGGTGGCACGTAGATAAATTTGCGggctcgcccgtcctttatttacaTCGTTTCGTATGTCTTGCTACTGCAGTGACCATTTTGCGGGATAGACAATCGCATTCGGCTATTAATAAAgagatttagcgatatcttaTATGCACAATTATTCTTAATGGCGCCAACGAGAATCGATACAATAGctagaaaatgtttgcattcaAATGCATTATGTATCTCATGTGTAGACGAAAATGATGATGAGGTCGTCAGATGTTTggattaaaatttaattcaaaagATTGctcaaaaaagtttaattctCTGTGAATATAAATTCTGTAGGTTATGATTTGTTGCAAAATTAAACGCGATTATATCTAATGTTTGTCTTAGATATCTTCGCATGGTGGTTCAAGAAGACAGGTATGAAATAATTTGTTTCGATCGCATAGTAGTGCAAGCAGCACATTGTCCACTGTGAACAGAAATGCGTAAACAAACTCAAAATGGCGGCATTTCAAGCAAATTAATTGATTGAAATCATGTAATACGTCATACACTTCAGCGCTCATTTAATTTCAAGATGATTAGGACTTTAAAAACGTATAGCTCGAGCGAAAACGCTTTTTATATTTACGCATTAGGGAGTGCGTTTTTATACATAAGTGGATTTTCGCCTGTCTGTGCGTGTTTTTCTTCTCCTACAGTAGCATGTTAGCTGTTCCGGAATGTACATTTTTGTAAAATCCAAAACTGTTGGAgagaaaaaagtaaagaatGCGAAACATATTTCAAAAACACAAAGCTCTAAGAGAATGTACATTCTGCTTTAAGAAATGTAAGTTTACGCTTATAGGAAGCACAAAGACTTGGTCGTATTCTTAGAGCTAAAAAAGGTAAgtgtataaatttatttttttacacattggaacaaatttttgcaatatttttataaGCCAGATTCTGAACTGATCTTTTCAACTTTGAGCTCCGCATATGGACGTATTCTGCAGCTGCAGAGGttgtttggaaaaaaatatgcaattcAAGCATTCAGACTTGATTTTTAGATATGGCGGCTGAAGAATACAATGCGTTCTTTTATTCCCTCGTTTCGACGGTAAGTTGGTCCGAGTCTTTTTTAATTGATAAAGTGTGTGCGACACAATTCACTTACAATGGCTGCGTGTGTCTTTTGATTCTTTAGGATActgaagaaatgtttttttcgaACAAAAGACAAAGATTTTTAATCAACCAAGGTTACAGTTATAAGGTAGTGGATACACTTGATGATGTTTGTAAACATGTATCTCGCGGTGCTATCGTCTCGATCAATTAACGTGTCGTTTTTTTATTCGCTCAGGTTATCACAAAACTAGCGGGCATGGACGAAGTAGGTTTCATTATCGAATTTTTCATATGTACcagttgtttaaaaatattttattttcatgttaaAATTTCTGGAAATTACAAACACAATAAActctacttttttttaaatgttgtgtttattttattgttttcagGAGGACCTGTCCTACTCCAACAAGAAAGAACACCATGAACTTTTACAGAAGGTAAGTGAGAAGCCGTTGCCATATCAATAACTCATGTAGACTCCTCATCTCTTGAGGAGctataggaaataaaactaacaaaaaaatgGTATTACAGTTACGTCAGGGTAACTCGAAACTCCCAGGGACCAAGGCACAAAAAATGGGTCGAATTAACGTATGTTTGTGTTATCCGAGGTTCGAGTTAaccgttgtttttttataagaaagtattaCCAAAAGTTTAAgggacccaagaaaatggttcaaGATGATAAAAGTTCAAGTTAGACAgtgttcgagttaccgggaCGTACATTGATCATTGTTCACCATCTAGGTGTTAGCTGCTACAGACACAGATGCGGAAGAAGAAAGAGTTTCTGGTGACGTCAATACCAAAAATCCAATGTCTCAAGTAAGTTACTGCAATAAAAGTTACAATATAAGTTACTGTAAATATaagcttttacttttttaaatataacaaaGTTTTATACTAGTTTCGTTCAAATCTTAATCGAGTCACAACACCTTATTTTGCGAAACTTAACTTTGCCGATTGTTCCGTAGAAATGCTAAAAGTCGATCATCTGCAACATTTTCTACCTCGAAATTTTTCATTTCTCTCGCTACAACCTCCTAGGGCCTGATCGGTTGGGTTCTCGTTGCTTATTTTGTAAAATCGGATATTTATCATGGTAGGCAAAATGCTGATTTTGCCTCTACTAAATAAAACTGAATCTTTAGCATCCCAAAAAAATCTGCAAATCATGAGAAAATATAGATATTAGCAAAAATACCGTCTGTAAATAATTTGTACCCTTAGATATTTTAATACCAGGAATTTTTGCAGAAGGCTAAAAATATCGAATTTGCGACGAATTGGTTCATTATTTCTAGTGTGGTTTGGGACTGCTGTATATTCTGCGGCGGAAATTATTGTGATACTAGTCGTTGGCCgtcgaaaaatccacgggttcgcccgtcctttatatttacccgtcgcaacaaagtggataaaaatatatcgcatttaatattagtgtttccgtaacatcattttctaactcagcgggggtccgcgcagagacagacagacgacggctattattatagagattttagTCTGTTTGCgggtttatatatatattatttacttTCTTTCATAACTGTAACATAGCGAAATTTAAGATATAATTTCAGTTATAGATAAAACGCTAGTTAAGTAGCGACATTACAACGGTTGATAGAACACAATTTACTGCAAGTAAGACGGAttaaatatttaactttttattttatttcagctGTCTGTTGTACGACGCCATGGTTCAATGGCTTCGATGTCGGGAGCAGACGATATGATGTATGTGGAAAATTCCGGAAGCAAACTACCCAAAAGCCGACATCCGTTGTTTAAACGTTttagaatgtaaacaaacaatgcGATGGAGTGGATGGCAGTTTTAGAATGTAAACTGAGATGGAGTGCGTGGCAGTGCTAGCAGATTGTCAATGAATTTTCACTTATGGTATTTAAAACAAAGCTCCAACCCGTTGCAATGATGTCCAAAAGACACATCTTAGAAACATGTTCTAGGGTGTTCTCTCTGTCAggaaagttaaaaatttcaatatttcaATTTACATTTATAGCTGAAAGGAGCAACACTGACTTTATATCAaatgtttatttaataaaaaacaaagatgGCAGCCCTGAACTACAAATTTATATATTATGAAGTTATATTTATCGCACTGAATAAAAGGTAAAAAAGTGTAATTTTCAACTAGATAAAGAAAAGTATTCAGCTTATAACCGCGTATTGTAATATAGCCAACATGAATGGTCTGGCGGTTTTGTTAATAATTCTCTGACTTTTCGACTATTAGTTGGTACGAATCCTgcgcattttattttttcacatattCCGCATACACAGAATTGAGATCCTTTAATGTTAGGGAAATTTGCAAAgtcaaatttgcaaaaaaactttcacgAAAGAGAAATTTTCGAGGTAATTTAATCTTGTTTTTCCCAAAAATTTCCTCTTGTAAAAGGATACAATTTCATCCTTTCTTCAGGCACAAAAAGTTCTTTGACGATTATAACTTTCGAAGTTTTTGTTATCCGCTATCCGCTTTTTATTCTGCCCCTTAAAGTATGATAGATTGAAACGGCCAGTATAACACACTTAATGCTTATTCACAATACCCAAATTGACAAAGCGAGCATGACTGCCAGACTGATTGAATATCCGCACATCCAAATAATTTCTTCAGCACAACCATtggaatgtgtttttttctctttgtcTCATCGCCATGTTGAAAATATTACATGGTGTCCCATCAAccgaaaaaaaatgttatgcaATGCCTCTACCTGGAACCATACTTtacatgactaaaatatttttgaacaggTTCAGATAGGGAATTTTGtcaacagaccagcgcacttttaTGGCACtccaaagtcacattaatacagTTATCATAAGATAACAAATATAACTTTAAGATAACTCTATTAATGTGATTTTGGAATGCGTGCATATTCACATTAATGTCCTGATTGTAAGATAACtcgagttatcttaagataacaaatTATCAGAGAAATATTGTAAGATTTCTTGATCATGGTAACATTAACGACTTTTCTACCTTTGATGTTAGCGCTATCTAAGATTGGGAGAAAACTGGAGATTACTCAAGAACTATGCGACACAAAGACTCGTTTTAAACTTTAACACGCGGGAAGTACGGTATGTTGCCCAACTTTGAGGCACAAATAGAATGACTATTGTGAAAATTTATACATTACAAAATTTCGGAAAAATGTTACTGAAATGCCTTATATCTTCTAAAATTAtgtccttttttatttaaattttgcttaATTCTTGCGTAATACGCGAGTAGACGCTCTTTTTAATTGAAACTTTTTACACGCAAAATCGCAACGCACATGGTAAAGTTTCCcgcttaaaatgtaaaactaactGGGAACGAAGGTGACACTTCAACGCTGTAATTGTTCTTTATTGCGTAATTTAACGCGTTTAAAATGAAGATAATGCTATCTTTAGATAACACGAGTTATCTTAAGTTAATAAAATATCGTCAAACTGTATTAATGACAGCTCTAATCTCAAGATACTACAAAGTAAAGATATAATTATCACATTAATATGTTATCTTAAGATTACTCGAGTTATCTTACAATCAGGATATTAATGTGAATATGCACGCATTCCAAAATCACATTCATAGTTATCTTAAGGTAACATTTGTTATCTTCAGATAActgtattaatgtgactttggaGTGCCAtacactttgctcgctggttcaatatatttttcgaaaagtatattacaaataaatatttcggcaagactcattctggatgaaaacattacgaaggctggagaagattaaaattctagatatatctatatgttcgagtctgtaaattacatacaggccggaaaaatagccagattgtttttcgccgccatcagctcgactttcgtgtaagtcactaaagtcaaaaaaccaaca from Hydractinia symbiolongicarpus strain clone_291-10 chromosome 12, HSymV2.1, whole genome shotgun sequence encodes the following:
- the LOC130622656 gene encoding general transcription and DNA repair factor IIH helicase subunit XPB-like produces the protein MGKHKKRKHEEGHKSSKKFKAQDDLSDYEQDESSNLSSFDNEKTDVPAAAGRSVDEGVNVNAVDEYGAKDFRKVVKLKPDHSSRPLWVAPDGHIYLESFSPVYKHAHDFLIAISEPVCRPQHIHEYKLTAYSLYAAVSVGLQTNDIIEYLTRLSKTSVPEGIIQFIQLCTVSYGKVKLVLKHNRYYVESNFPDALQQLLKDPVIQSCRVVRSNDNEDDLISSKFVSKSSLKLNKPKDKETKPEQGSTQENTEDTADSDKPIPTDISDYLGKVMMDDDDEAEEELQTVSFEVSQEHIESLQKRCIAMDYPLLAEYDFRNDTVNKDINMDLKPSTLLRPYQEKSLRKMFGNGRARSGVIVLPCGAGKTLVGVTAACTVRKKCLVLCTSGVSVEQWKSQFKLWASIDDKHICRFTSDAKDKPVDCHLAVTTYSMIAHTMKRSYESLQVMEFLKNTEWGLMLLDEVHTIPAKQFRRVLTIVNAHCKLGLTATLVREDDKIQDLNFLIGPKLYEANWMELQNNGYLARVQCAEVWCPMSPEFYREYLSIATRKRNLFYVMNPNKFRACEFLIRFHERRNDKIIVFADNVFALRHYAVKLNKPFIYGPTSQGERLHIIQNFVHNPLVNTIFISKVGDTSFDMPEANVLIQISSHGGSRRQEAQRLGRILRAKKDMAAEEYNAFFYSLVSTDTEEMFFSNKRQRFLINQGYSYKVITKLAGMDEEDLSYSNKKEHHELLQKVLAATDTDAEEERVSGDVNTKNPMSQLSVVRRHGSMASMSGADDMMYVENSGSKLPKSRHPLFKRFRM